A portion of the Acidihalobacter yilgarnensis genome contains these proteins:
- a CDS encoding c-type cytochrome — protein sequence MIGVISGGNPELGKTDAKTMCIVCHGAAGISPVQGFPDLAGQWPQYLLKQLHDFMSKKRDDPLAKGTMIDAVKTIHGQQEMKDLVAFFGSLPPPKAKPVPTDTQAKALWAAGKSIYFGGIRLTDVPACEACHSTTGAGTPPEFPRLAGQDKTYLVEQLTYFHDGTRANDPNGIMRDIAGRLDKQEILALATFIPTLSGGIRRHSCHIPLTMTAEIEAYVAYQ from the coding sequence GTGATCGGCGTGATCAGTGGTGGTAATCCGGAATTGGGCAAGACAGATGCAAAAACCATGTGCATCGTTTGCCATGGCGCGGCGGGTATTTCGCCCGTGCAGGGATTTCCCGATCTGGCAGGTCAGTGGCCGCAATATCTACTTAAGCAGTTGCACGATTTCATGTCGAAAAAGCGAGACGATCCACTCGCCAAGGGCACGATGATCGATGCGGTCAAGACCATACATGGTCAACAGGAAATGAAGGATTTGGTTGCCTTTTTCGGTTCGCTACCGCCGCCGAAAGCGAAGCCGGTACCGACAGATACCCAGGCGAAGGCACTCTGGGCCGCTGGCAAGTCGATTTACTTCGGTGGTATCCGTTTAACCGATGTCCCGGCTTGCGAGGCTTGCCATAGCACTACCGGTGCAGGTACCCCACCCGAATTTCCGCGCTTGGCTGGGCAGGATAAAACTTATCTCGTCGAGCAACTGACCTATTTCCATGATGGTACGCGTGCGAACGACCCCAATGGGATCATGCGGGACATCGCAGGCCGTCTGGACAAGCAGGAAATTCTCGCCTTGGCTACGTTCATCCCCACGTTGTCGGGGGGAATCCGACGACACAGTTGCCACATCCCACTGACGATGACAGCGGAGATTGAAGCGTATGTCGCCTATCAATGA
- a CDS encoding methyl-accepting chemotaxis protein: MLLNRLTIQSKIISATGLAIVLMSVALAVSLLGIRDIRDAFVNFIEHDQTRLNTLQVMYGAGLLSGISTRNKVFEPDLKPARKVTETAIARFNAALARAEGAYRGNPRALADLREVAKSWQVNSALKLRVIDLVEAGKTSEARDLLVQQETKTWRPIRIALQNLMKREQASFGQTRDGVIAQVDASFRLGALIGLVAAVVGLLLSVLLGRSITRGLRAATRALSDIAEGEGDLTRRLPEDIGGRDEVAQLAASFNRFVGKVQALVAEVATSSQQIAGASERMSGITRMTYEGVQRQQRETEQVATAMNEMTTTVQVVARHASEAADATHEASREAGAGQAEVQRTVEVINTLASEVEKAGGVIKKLEADSVQIGTVLDVIRGIAEQTNLLALNAAIEAARAGEQGRGFAVVADEVRTLASRTQQSTEEIQGMIERLQAGARDAVTAMEGGQARAELSVDQAARAGASLGAITGAVTRINDMNLQIASAAEEQSHVAEEINRNVLTINEVAEISAEGAQQTASAGEELKGLASQLQRLVGRFRI; encoded by the coding sequence ATGCTGCTGAATCGTCTGACCATTCAGTCCAAAATCATTTCCGCCACTGGACTTGCCATTGTCCTGATGTCGGTCGCATTGGCCGTCTCGTTATTGGGAATCCGCGACATACGCGACGCGTTCGTCAATTTCATCGAGCATGACCAGACGCGTTTGAATACGTTACAGGTGATGTACGGTGCAGGTCTGCTGTCGGGCATTTCGACGCGCAACAAGGTGTTCGAGCCGGATCTCAAGCCGGCGCGCAAGGTTACCGAGACGGCAATCGCACGTTTTAATGCCGCGCTTGCCCGCGCAGAGGGAGCTTATCGAGGCAATCCGAGGGCGCTCGCGGATTTACGAGAGGTGGCAAAGAGTTGGCAGGTCAATAGCGCGCTTAAGCTAAGGGTGATCGACTTGGTCGAGGCCGGCAAGACGAGCGAGGCGCGCGACCTCCTGGTCCAGCAGGAAACCAAGACCTGGCGACCCATCCGCATTGCCTTACAGAATCTTATGAAGCGCGAACAGGCCAGTTTTGGACAAACCCGCGACGGCGTGATTGCGCAGGTGGATGCCAGCTTTCGCCTGGGGGCCTTGATCGGTCTCGTGGCAGCGGTGGTCGGACTTCTGCTTTCGGTACTCCTGGGGCGATCGATCACGCGTGGCCTGCGTGCAGCCACCCGCGCGCTTTCGGACATCGCAGAGGGGGAGGGCGATCTTACTCGACGATTGCCAGAGGACATCGGCGGGCGTGACGAAGTGGCCCAGCTGGCGGCATCGTTCAACCGCTTCGTCGGTAAGGTGCAGGCATTGGTCGCCGAGGTGGCGACCTCAAGCCAACAGATTGCGGGCGCCTCCGAGCGCATGTCGGGGATCACTCGGATGACCTATGAAGGCGTGCAGCGTCAGCAGCGCGAGACCGAACAGGTGGCAACCGCCATGAATGAGATGACCACGACCGTACAGGTGGTGGCGCGTCACGCCAGTGAAGCGGCCGACGCGACTCATGAGGCAAGCCGGGAAGCCGGCGCGGGACAGGCTGAGGTCCAGCGTACGGTGGAGGTCATCAACACCCTGGCTAGCGAGGTGGAAAAGGCTGGTGGCGTGATCAAGAAGCTGGAGGCAGACAGCGTGCAGATCGGCACTGTTCTGGATGTGATCCGCGGGATTGCCGAGCAGACCAATTTACTGGCCCTCAATGCGGCCATCGAGGCGGCACGGGCAGGCGAGCAAGGGCGAGGCTTCGCCGTCGTGGCCGACGAGGTACGTACGTTGGCCAGCCGTACCCAGCAATCTACTGAGGAAATCCAGGGCATGATCGAGCGCTTGCAAGCTGGGGCTCGTGATGCGGTGACTGCGATGGAAGGTGGTCAGGCGCGTGCCGAATTGAGCGTCGATCAGGCTGCGCGCGCCGGCGCGTCGTTGGGCGCGATTACCGGCGCAGTTACCCGAATCAACGACATGAATCTACAGATCGCAAGTGCCGCGGAAGAGCAAAGTCACGTTGCAGAGGAGATCAACCGTAACGTGCTGACCATCAACGAAGTCGCCGAAATTAGTGCCGAGGGTGCTCAGCAGACGGCCAGTGCGGGGGAGGAACTCAAGGGGTTGGCGAGCCAGTTACAGCGGTTGGTCGGGCGATTCCGCATCTGA